The Thermococcus sp. JdF3 genome contains the following window.
GTTCAGGAGGTCTCCATGAACCCGCTCAGGGTCACCTTCAAGCGCCACCTCAAGCCTGGAAAGTTCTACGACGGTCTCGACCTGCCGATAGAGTTTGGCGACTACGTCATCACGGAGATAGAGGAAGGAAAGTGGTGGTTTGTGCACCGCTATTACGACCGTGACGGCAACCTAAAGGGCGAGTACTACAACATAAACACCCCTGTGGAGATATACCCGGACAGGGCCCGCTACATCGACCTCGAGGTGGACATAGTCAGATGGCCGGACGGAAAGAAGGAGATAATCGACAGGGAGAAGCTCACCGAGCACTATGAGGAAGGTACGATAAGCGAGAAGCTCTACAAGGCGGTGCTTAGGATAGTGCAGGAGGTTTACGAGCGGATTTAAGGCAGGGTTTTGATGCCCAGCTTTTTTGCTTCTTTTTTCAGCCTCTTATCGTATGTGGCCAGCCTCTTAAAGTCCTCCGCCGTGGCCAGGATTACCATGTCGTTAAAGCGTTTTGGGTTCTCGGTCAGTTCCACCGCGCGTTTTGTGTACTTCCCGCCGTCACCTATTACCTTCGTCCTCGGGCTGTTTAAGATTGAGGAGATGACCTCCCTTATTTCCTCACCTTTATAGCCCTCCTCCCTGAAGAACCAGTGGAGTTCGTAAAGGACTATGCTCGGGACAACCCATCTCTCCAGCCCGGCCAGCAGTTTTCTTGCTTCTCCGTTGAACTCGGAATCTTTGAGAATGGCGTATACGAAGACGTTGGTGTCTATCACCGTCACTCCTCCTCACCCTGGCCCCTTCCTATGGCCTCTTCGATGTCTTCCACAGTCAACCCCTTTCCTCCCGGAAGAAGGGGAAGCTCAAGGTCTCTCTTTTTGATCACGGCCTTTCCGTCTTCAATCTCGATAACGAGAACGTCCCCTACCCTAATTCCCAGCTTTTTCCTGACGTCACTTGGTATAGTAATCTGATAGTTCCTAGTTACCTTTGTAAGCCCCATAGTCCCACCAAATATAGTTGGACTCCGGCAA
Protein-coding sequences here:
- a CDS encoding AbrB/MazE/SpoVT family DNA-binding domain-containing protein, whose amino-acid sequence is MGLTKVTRNYQITIPSDVRKKLGIRVGDVLVIEIEDGKAVIKKRDLELPLLPGGKGLTVEDIEEAIGRGQGEEE
- a CDS encoding PIN domain-containing protein, which codes for MTVIDTNVFVYAILKDSEFNGEARKLLAGLERWVVPSIVLYELHWFFREEGYKGEEIREVISSILNSPRTKVIGDGGKYTKRAVELTENPKRFNDMVILATAEDFKRLATYDKRLKKEAKKLGIKTLP